A portion of the Luxibacter massiliensis genome contains these proteins:
- a CDS encoding TetR/AcrR family transcriptional regulator codes for MDGRTALSRQQQKSRETKEKIFQAAKRILQKEGYEELSIKNICEEAGVSNGSFYHHFKTKDDLLSYYIEDQPSINPDLLDLPADCDEAKQAIIYVYLNYVEYCRELGVEFISGYYDTKNQALNPAIRTERPYPIVTVQTYIERAVRENAIELGVEIEEFTTDIRMIVIGNVFEWCLREGKTDFEGNMRRSLGKYLDSTVLQRDDGK; via the coding sequence ATGGATGGAAGAACAGCATTATCAAGACAGCAGCAAAAGTCAAGGGAGACTAAGGAAAAGATTTTTCAGGCCGCAAAGCGGATACTCCAGAAAGAGGGGTATGAAGAACTTTCTATTAAGAATATATGTGAAGAAGCAGGCGTTTCAAATGGAAGCTTTTATCATCATTTTAAGACAAAGGATGACCTGCTTTCATATTATATAGAGGATCAGCCAAGCATCAACCCGGATCTCCTTGATCTGCCTGCGGACTGTGATGAGGCGAAGCAGGCGATTATATATGTGTACCTCAATTACGTAGAGTATTGCCGTGAGCTTGGTGTAGAATTTATTTCAGGCTATTATGATACAAAGAACCAGGCGCTGAATCCTGCAATCCGTACAGAGCGCCCATATCCCATCGTTACAGTACAGACATATATTGAGCGGGCTGTAAGAGAGAATGCTATAGAGTTGGGAGTGGAAATTGAGGAATTTACCACAGATATCAGGATGATTGTAATAGGCAATGTATTTGAGTGGTGCCTGCGGGAGGGGAAAACAGATTTCGAAGGGAATATGAGGCGTTCCCTCGGAAAA